The genomic stretch GTAAACGGACGGATCATCAAACTTCAGAAGCTGCGGTATCCTCCCCTCCAGTTTATTGTACGAAAGATTCAGCTTCTGCAGAGAAGATATCGCTGCCAAGCCCTCAGGAATGGCACCAGACAACATGTTCCTCGATAGATCAAGCGTCTCCAACCGACCAAGTTTCGAAATCCCCCCGGGAATCCTTCCCGCCATGGAGTTTCTTGATAAATTCAAGATTCGAAGGTAAGAGAGGTCCAAGATCTCCTCTGGGATCTCTCCGCTTAAGTTGTTTCCCGAAAGATTGATGCTGTTGACAATCTCTTGGTATTTGCGAGCTCTTGTGACTACGAAGACAAGGTTCTGGAACACCTCGAAGTTTGTTGTCCCGCGAGCAATGGCTGTGAGGTTGCTTATGCATTTCGGAACCGGGCCTGAGACTTTGTTCCCCGAGAGATCAAGAATGTGTAGATTGGGAACGCTGCAGAGAGTATCTGGGATTTGACCGTCTAAGGAGTTGCTTTGCAGACGAAGCATGAAGAGAGAAGACAGCTTACTCAGCCACGATGGCACTTTCCCACTCAGCTTGTTTCCTCCGAGATCAATGTTTGTAAGACCGGAGCAGTTCTGAAGAGTGTCTGGGATTCTACCTTGTAAAGCGTTCTGGTTCAGAAGCAAGACGCTGAGAGAAGGCAACGCGCCGAGAGAGGCTGGTATCTCGCCTGATAAGCTGTTCTCGGAGACGTCGATTCCGTAAAGCATGAAGGAACGGTGCCAGCAGTTTGGGAAGCTACCGGAGAAGCGGTTGTTTCTTAGGGAGAGGATCTGGAGACCGGTGACTTCGCATAGAGACGATGGGATTGGTCCGGTGAAGCTGTTGTGAAAGAGGTATAGCTTTTCCATTCTCGGCATTAAGACGTTAATGTTGAGTGGAAGAGGACCTGAGAAGTTGTTCTCGTAAAGACGAAGCTCTGTTGCGTTTGTTGTCCAGAGAGGGAAAGGGCCTTGGAAGCTGTTGGAGCTTAAGTCAACGGTGTTTAACTTTGGGAACGCGAGGCTTTGAGGTAATGTACCTTTGATTCTGTTGTTTGCTAGAATCAGGTACGTTACATCAGAAGCTATATTAGAGAACCAGGTGTGTGGTATTGCGTCTGCAATACCAGTGTTCCTGAGTGTGACGGAGTTGAGTTCGGTTTGTACCTGAAGCCACATTGGGAACTTAGGGCCGATCCGGCAGTTCTCGATGTTGATCAGCTCCAGTTTGAAAGGAGGAACCCATGTAGACGGGACCTTAAAGACGAGAGATCTGTTTGGTTCAGTTGTTAGACGGAGGCTTTTCAAGCTTCTGAGATTGGCGAAATGAGACTTCAGGAGAACGCCTTCCCATGTGTTGGCCATCAAGTCTAGATCCACGAGCTCCGCAAGCTTCCCCAAGGTTTCCGGGATGTTCCCGTTCATGGCGTtgaaagaaagatcgagtttcTTGAGTGACAACATGTTTCCTATAGAAGAAGGGATCGAACCAGTGAAGGAGTTGGATGAAAGATCAAGAATCTGGAGATTCCTCAACGCTCCGAGAGACTCAGGTAATGTCCCAGCCATCTTGTTGGAGCTAAGATCGAGAAAGACCAAGCTGTTGTATTTGTTTTTGGAGAAAGCGTCTAGAAAGCCATTGATTTGACTGTTGAGTTCGTTTGCAGAGAGGTCAAGATACTTTAGCTGAGGAAGCTCTCCAAGAACCGGTGGAACTTCTCCCGTGAGTTCCAGATTATTAGACAGATCTAATGTCTCTAGAAGCTTCAGGTTCTTGAATCCAGAAGGAATTGATCCCTGGAGGAAGTCCCATCTCAGGAATAGCTTTCTAAGGCTGGTGAGATCAAAGAGCCAGCTGGGTATGGGCGAGCTGAGAGAGTTTTCAGACAAATCAAGAACTTCAAGAAGCTTCAGATTCGCAGAGGAAGACAAGGAGGGAGGTAAGTTCTTGATCTCACAGTTGAACAAATGCAACTCCTTCAGCTTCGTGAGTCTAGTGAAGTCCTGTAACCAGGTTTCGCCGGCGCCGCTTAGATTCACATACCCCATGTTGAGGTAAGTCAGTGAAGAAGGCAGCCACTTGAGGTCGCTTGCGCGCAAAGCAAACGGACCAGAGTCACTAAACGACTCAGCGTACAGGTCAAGAAACTCCAGCTTCGACAAGCTCCCAAGACTCTTAGGAACTTCACCGGAAAACGATGAGGAAGAAAGATTCAAGTACCTCAGAGTATCGATGTGTCCGATGAACTCAGGGATCACCAGGCCGTTGAAGTCGTTTGAACTCAAGTCAAGGTAGCTCAAGAACTTGAGACGGGTCAGAGACTGATGGATCTTACCCCGCAAGCAACCTCTTTTATACTCATCGGAGTTCACTGCTTGACTCGGGTTTCTGAGATCAATATTGACGACGTGGCCGGTCCGGGCGTCGCAGAGAACACCAGTCCAGCTGCAGCAGTCTTGTCCGGACCAAGAAGAGAGTCGACCGGAAAGATCGGtaagtgattgtttgaaggtGAGAAGAGCTTGTCTCTCGGTGGATATGCATTTGGGAGTAGATGCTGATCCGGAATCAAAACTATTGAGAAGAAAGATGAGAAtaaaagaggagaagaagaagcttggcTTGAGTTTGAGGTCCATACTTGAGCtatgttttgtttggtttattttgtcAAAACGTTTATATAGACGTTGAAACGCAGACGTATTAGACCAGCATTTTGTATAATACACAAACTGATTCATTTGCGTATTTTTCTACGCGTATATCTGTATCAGATGCGAACGCGTTTTATATTGTAATGTAGTATTATTTAAATATGAATATGGACACGTGAAAAATGGCTGGCGTGCATCGAGCTTAGTGCAATTAGATATTTGATCATTACATGGCTCGTGGTGGTGTTTTGTGGGACGACCACTCTTGTGGATTCATACTAGagcttttagatattttttgggATCTTGTCTATTACTCTCATGTTTAACCGAAGCAATTCCCCCGAATGGGCTTTTTAGGCCCATAAAAAAATTGGTAACATTTTTGGATGATGTCTCTATGGACTTTTAAAGGCATCCAAGTGTTACCCTCGCGACGATATGTTACTCGTTAATTACATTGACACCGGCCTGTACAGACAGAAGAAGCGGATGGTTTTTCACAATTGTGGTTTCAACCGCCATTGCAGGCATGTCATTTAGCTTCTTATATATTCTTCAAGTACCTTCTTCTACTTATGACATCCTTTTACGCATAGTTCATGAAACTATAAATTATCCTTTTCTATCAAAACTATAATCCAGTCTAGCATGGATTCAAACATAGTGTCTATTATGTCTCAGTACATCCCACTCAATAGCCAAAACATTGACGAGATCTCTGTAATGAAGAACTCTAGCTGTCTGTAATAAAGACTGTTGAATCTTGGTTAGGGTGTATTATTAAAGGGTAAAGGAGTCCTCCTTTTTTTTCAATAATCAAAACTTTGAAGCgttaatataatagttttgGGAAAGTTGTATGCAATGCaaaataaaatccaaaaaataaaaatatatgcttTCATTGAGAGTTGAACTCAAGACCTCCCGCTTACTAAACGGGTgctctaaccaactgagctatGAAAGCATTTAGTTGTAGAATCATTAGACCATGTAATGTTTATTACTATTCCTTTAAGTACTTTAACcgtgaaaatataaatttgcaaACAGGACCTTGACATTTCTCAAAAAGAGCACATTTAACCCTCATTTCTCAAATTCGAGCTTCAGTTTTTATCACTAGACTCGTAAGGGTTTTAGGTTTCCATCGTGAGAATCTCCAATCGAATCGAACAGTGAGAGAGACAATATCGGAATCAAGAGATGGGTGCTCAGAAGAaaggcggcgctagggtttccgACGACTCCGAGGAGCAGAGCCGTCAACGTCTCCAAGCCATCCTCCTCGCCGACAGCTtcaccacaaagttccgtcccgTAACCCTAGAACGCCCCAAGGTACTCTTACCACTCGTAAACGTCCCGATGATCGATTACACCTTGGCCTGGCTCGAATCCGCCGGAATCGAAGAGGTCTTCGTCTTCTGCTGCGCTCACTCCACGCAAATCATCGATTACCTCGAAACCTCCGAGTGGCGCACGCACCCGAACCTGGTCGTGAGGACGATCGAATCTCACAAATCGATCAGCGCCGGAGACGCCTTGCGTTACATCTACGAGCAGCAGACGGAGACGTCTCAGATCCAAGGCGACTTCGTCCTCGTCAGCGGAGACACCGTGAGTAACATGCCGTTAGCTGATTTGATTCAAGAACAtagggagaggaagaagaaggacgaGAAAGCTATCATGACGATGGTTATCAAGAAATCGAAACCTTCCTTGATCACGCATCAGTCGAGGCTAGGGACTGATCAGCTCTTCATCGCTGTTGATCCGTTAACGAAGCAGCTTCTTCATTACGAAGAGGATAAGGTTGATCACGCGAGAGGGAGTGTTTGCTTGGATAAGTCTTTGATGGAGAGTAATCCATCTGTGTTGTTGTATAATGATATGCAGGATTGTTACATTGATATATGTTCACCTGAGGTGCTTAGTCTCTTTGAGGATAACTTTGATTATCAGCATTTGCGGCGTCATTTTGTGAAAGGTGTGCTTGTTGATGACATTATGGGGTATAAGATCTTCACTCATGAGATTGGCTCGAGTTATGCTGCTAGGGTTGATAATTTTAGAAGCTATGATACTGTTAGTAAGGATATAATCCAGAGGTGGACGTATCCTTATGTGCCGGATATCAATTTCGGTGGGAACCGTCCTGTTAAGCTTGGGAGAGAAGGGATATACAGGGCTTGTGATGTGGTTCAGTCGCGGTCTGCTGATGTTGGGGCTTCTACTGTTGTTGGTTATGGGACAAAGATTGGGAATGGGGATAGGATCTTGAACTCGGTTATTGGGAGTGGATGTATTATTGGATCTAATGTGGTGATTGAAGGGTCCTACATTTGGAACAATGTTACTATTGAAGATGGGTGTGAGATAAGGAACGCTATTGTCTGTGATGGGGTGAGAATCAGAGCTGGGGCTGTTTTGGAACCTGGTGTTGTTCTGTCTTTCAAGGTTGTGGTTGGGAGGGACTTTGTTGTACCTGCGTATTCTAAGGTTTCGTTGCTTCAACAGCCGATGAAGGAAGACAGCGATGAGGAGCTGGAATATGCTGACAGTAGCAGTGGGGCTGCAGATCGTTTGTCTGGTCTAAGTTTGGAAATGGAGTCCAAAGGATCTGAGCTTGGTCCTGATGGAGCAGGTTACATATGGGAAGTATGTGAAGGGGCTCATGATGAGGAGTGGAAGCATTCTGTTGCACCAATCCCCGAGGATAAACTCGCTGAGATCACTCAGGCCATGGATGATTATGATGACATGGAGGACGAAAGTGTTGTCCCGACTTCTGGAGAGTTGAAATCTGATGCTGATAGTATCAACACTGATGTGAACGATCCTGGTGATGACTATGGTTACTTTGAGAGAGAAGTTGAAGGTACCTTCTTAAGGGCTGTTGAGGAGGGTATCAAAGTGGAACTTGGAGTTTTGGAGATTAACTCACTTCGTTTGTCATACAACATGGAGTCTGCGGATTGTGCTGGAGCAATATTCTACTCTATGATGAAGCTAGCAGTTGATACTCCACACAGCTCTGCTAGTGAGCTGTATAAAAACGCCTCGAGTATCATTACGAAGTGGAAGGGGCTTCTTGGGTTCTATGTAAAGCAAACTGATGAACAGATAGAAGTGATAATGAAGTTTGAAGAGATGTGTCAGGAAACTGCGAAGGAGTTGGGACCTTTGTTTGCTCAGATTCTGCATGTTCTATATGAGAAAGATGTGGTGCAGGAAGATGCGATAATGAGATGGGCGGAAGAGAAAGCAGGCGCGGATGAAGCCGACAAAGTTTATCTGCAGCAGTGTGAGACGTTCATACAGTGGCTAAAGGAAGCATCtgaggaggaagatgaagacgatgatgaagaagatgactGAACTGGTAATGATTATTCCGTTTCAAAGCCTCATATTTTGATTGATCACTTACGTTATGAGTTTTGAGAGATGCTCTGCTTTAATCTACAACcttattttatatgtttcttCTGTTTAGTGAGATACTGTCTCAGCCATCGAGTTTACAGATCTGCTTGACATGTATTTTGACTAAATCTCATGTTTAGCTATCTTTTCTCGACTAAAATAATCAATTCTTATTCTTAAACTTGATCGAAGCAACATGAGTTAACCGGTAATTCTCAgttaaaacacaaaaaaaaacaatttaacacCTTTTCTGTATACTAATGTAACAGGGAAAACACCCAAAGCTTACCTGTATTTATACTCTGAGCTGTACTTAATGCTATTGACATCCAACACACCACTGAACATACCAACCCAAGTATCAGAATCCACACAAAAAGCATTTAAATCAATGAAACATCTCAACTCTTCTGAGTATCTCCTAATTAGAACAGCAAGACCTTATGAAGGTAGCAGAGTCTAGGTACCTTTTACGGTTACGAGACGGAAATTCACATAACCTTTAAACAGTGTTGTCTGAAAATAAAGCCTACCTAATGGGTTTAGCTTGTAAAGGCCCGTTGTGTTTGGACCCACAAATGCATAAGAATCTGAATTAGTCTAAGCTTGACAGAACACGAAGAACAGATGTTAAAGCTTTGGACAAAACCCAATATGAAAACCGACCgagattttcttttcttatacaATTGCGTTAAAACCCCAATTTATTTCCAATAAGTCCCCTATACTTTCTTTTATTACAAAAAGCGCACAAATTCGCAAAatcttctcttcctctccatTAATTGCTTCTTCGATCTTCCATCGCCATCATCACACGCTCACTGGAGAATCCCCAAATGGACAATAACCTCGCCGGAgactctcctcctcctcctcctcctcctcctcctcctcctcctccaagaCCCAAATGGCGCAAAGTAGCCTACGGAGGGATGCAGATCGGCTACGACGACAACTACACCGACGAAACCTTCCTCGAAGAAATGGTAATGAACGCCAACGTCGTCCGCCGCGACCTACTCAAAGTAATGAAAGACTCAATCTCAATCTCCCAATACCTCTGCATCGTCGCCCTCGTCGTCCTCGTCTGGTTCCACACCCTCCAATCATCCCTCGACGAAAcctccctcctcctcctcgacCTCTCCCTCCTAGCGCTAGGCTTCTTGGTCCTCCTCCTAACCGAAGAAAAAATGCTCTCCTTGCGCCTCCTCCTGCGCTACGTAATCAACATCACGTTCTTCACTACAGGACTCTACGTGTTAGCTCCCGTCTACCAGACGCTGACGAGATCGATAAGCTCCGATTCGATCTGGGCCGTGACTGTGTCCCTCCTCTTGCTCCATCTCTTCTTGCACGATTACTCCGGGTCCACGATCAGAGCCCCGGGGGCGTTGAAGAGTCCGAGTTTGACGAGCTGTATATCGGTTAACGCTTCGGTTGTTGCGTCGGTGTTTGTCGCTTCGAGGCTTCCTTCGAGGGGACATGTGTTCGCTGTGATGCTCTTCTCGCTACAAGTGTTTTTGTTTGCTCCTCTTGTGGCTTACTGCATCAAGAAGTTCTCGTTTGGGTTGCATTTGGGCTTCTCGTTTGCGTTGATGGGTTTGACGATGTACTCTGTTTATGCGCTGCATAGgttgttctttgttttgtttctggTGCTTGTGGTTGTTGTTAATGTTGTGTGTCCTTATTGGTTGATAAGGATGCAGGAGTATAAGTTTGAGATTAATGGTCCGTGGGATGAGGCTAAGCTTTGTTTCGACATTActgattgataaaaaaaatttgtagctAAACATTGTTTTGATATTATTCTTTGTAGTTTGTCTGGGTGATATTTAATAGACTTGGTGCCATGGTTTGTTCCTGTTAAGATTCCTTAGATTTATTGATTAAAGAACGAAGAACGAGAATAAACAACTAGACACGAAAGCTTGTTTACTCGGACTTCCTCAAATGTGAAGAAGAACTATACTCATTGGGTTTGGTAGCAATCCACTAGAACTTGAGCTTTGATCTTGACAATtgagttttctctttttttctctagCTGAGTCTAGCTGATATGTTACAGTCTCATATCAAATCtcaacttgaaaaaaaaacgaCCAGGAGGATATGGCTTCATATCTCAGCCATTTACATATACTATCTCAGGTGTAACACATGTCCCTAGTTACTACTTACCAGAAGTCTAAACCGTCTCTTTCACTCAGTATATTCCTCACACCAAAGATAGATCATAGGATATGGGGACACTATTCTACAGTTCCCATACTGATAGATTGATTAGTTTTCATGTTGAATTGTATGCGCTTGACATAGgttataattatgtaaaacataTCACCCACATCCTCTCAAAAATGTCAGGATGGCCGAGTGGTCTAAGGCGCCAGACTCAAGTTCTGGTCTTCGAAAGAGGGCGTGGGTTCAAATCCCACTTCTGACATTtatatttccaattttttttccctttttctctaaaattgtcatgttcaaatacaaacgaTCGCAAACAAAATAAACACACTTAAAGGCTAGCATTCTTACACTAGATCATCTGGTCGGAGTTCTTATATGGCCGAGTGGTGTAAGACGGTGTGGTTCAAATTCCACTTCTGACAATTatcattccattttttttttctctaaaattatCATCTTCAAATACAAATGATCGCAAACAATATGTTGCAACAAAAACACACTTAAAAGCTAGCATTCTTACACTAGATCATCTGGTCGGAATTCTCTAGATGACTGCTCAGTATTCGGCGGAGCCACCACATCTCCTGCCAACCATACGCGAAGATGATCAGTGAAGGAGAGAGTCATCGAATGTACCCGCCGATGGTTCTTATAGTTACACCATTGTTCTGAGAAGACACTCCTCGCGCTTCTGCTTCCGACACTTCTGCTTCTGTACAAACCCTGCGAGCTTCTCACCAGCGTCTTCTTTATCAGTCTCGTCCGTACACCATCTGGTAACCGGAGTGTAAACCGGTCCAAATTCTCCACCGGTTCAGCCACACAGTGTCCGGTCGAATGAGATCTCGATAATGACATATCAGCGACTCGCAAATGGGGCAATCTCATCGACCTAGACCGAGGCGGTCTGCTTCTATTGGACCACGTCATACTTTCAGACAAACGCGCTTCTGTAGTATCTACAACTCCTAGTTCAGGATCCGGGTCGCTTCCCTGACCCTGTTGGAAGACAAGATCCACACGGCAGAGCGGACACGTGGAGTGATCAGAGAGCCAGACACTTACGCAATCAGCATGATACACATGACAACAATTAGGCATCAAACTCAGCCTATCATTGTCTTGGAACTCACAAAGACACACCACACACTCGACCCCGCCTTTACCAATCCTCTGCTCCTTCACCTCAGAGTATAGAAACGTCTGAAACGATTCCACGATCGCTGCGTCGATCCCACGCCTCGTCGTACCCCTCCTCGCGGTCTGGAGTTCATGTTGGGGGTGTGTAGACAGGTTTACGGATTGCTCGTCCGTGTAAAACCTGCGAGCGGTCCAGCGATAGCAAACCGAAGCCAAACCCACGATGAAGATGGAGAAGGTTAGAGCCGTTGCCACCATGATGGCTAGGTCGCTTTCATTTTTCACGAATCCTGGCTGTGGCATATCGTCCGCTGGCATATCTACTGCTTCGAGATAGTTTaacaattcatttttttttcttctttttctagcTTTATAGATAAACAAAATTACGAGGACGTAATCTGAACTCTCAAAACTTGTGGCTACTCGATTTTTATATCAAACATTGCATATAATGAATAAGTTAATATGCAAAAGAAAATTAGTTTGGCATAAACCAAATTGTAAAAGAATACAAAATCTTCTTAAATTGATGTATAATGATGACTAATGAGATATTTATTACCTACTGTGTTGTAAGAGAATACAAAATCTTCTTAAAGTTTATATAGTATGTGTTTGACCAATTTGTTGGTTTCTGTATAAATCTTCGAGTAATTCCTCAGACCATTGAAAATCTTAGGAAATGCCAACTGTCAATTAAGATTCAAGGAAAGAAACTGACTTTTCTTAAACATGAAATTTGCTGGgggtaaatttaatttaattaggtATCAACCACTCCTCTAGTGTCACGTGACACTTTTTACATACGGTAATGATTGATATTGATAACATGCGTAACGTATtcgtaatattacaaaatatacatattataaaaaatattaataattaactttatttgtaatttatatgtataatttattttaaataatattatgttattttaattatatttgtaatttaaatatataatatcaagtCAATTTGGTTATCACTTGGGTATATTGAATCGTATTTACTTCTctaaatttaaatatgatatttttgtgctgaaatatattaaaattttgataatttcggttttttttttgcatttaaacTTTTGATATTAgtataaaattttggatttataagTTTATTCATTTTGTGGGTTATATTGAGCTACACATGTTTCTTTGTATACTAGCCAATATATgttttactctttttccttaatCCTCAATTATTGaataaatattgtattataatttTGCCAAAATACATTTCAAGATTTGAcatcctctatatattaaaagaaaaacatttgtcATTAATGCGTTCATACTATATTTGCTATGTGACAGTTTCACATCAATTTCAATTTAAGTATGTTTACGTATTGGTTTCACAgtcatttaataattaatgcgttcacatactaatttttttaactctaCCGCGGATAATTTAATGTGTTtgcactatttttttttaaatcatgtcTTTTTAGTTCCTGTTATTTTAACCCTTGTATTAGTAACTAAaattttcttcataataatatcattttgaaagaaataaattataaaatcattaagATTTGCATAAACTAAAATGTTGGAATGagaatgttttataaattgaaaGTTTTGTATCTTGCCGAACTTAGCCATGGTTGAAGATTATGCACACGAAGCTTAATGTTATGAATTAAGTAAACTGAGGTAAAAAACACTACACATAAAGACGGATCTTTAGTTTAGccaaatattgattttttttttacgaagtTTTCATCTCAGACAAAGAATTAAAAACATAATcagattattaaaaaataatcagaaatcagaaaagctttaaaagaaaagaaaactcatgaatcaattgaaaaatagaATTAAAGTACCGAGTGAAGAGATCACATTATTTTCCATGCAACTGTAACAATTTTCACTcgattttttgtgtttttattatatgtaccaaaaaaaattataagaaaatacacGTTGTTAGTTATAGACTACGTCAATTTTGCAACATGCTAACCAATATTGACACGACGCTATCCATTTTTATTGGTATTCTTAAAGTATGGTCCAGTAATTATGTATGGTAAATAAACCtagaatatttgttttacatttattttattttgctttatatTAGTAGAGAAAGTAAGTTTGGGTAAAATACATGGATTCAAAGAACCGAACTAGATTTGAAAGTAATactaaacacaaaataaaactgATTAATTACTCATATGGTTCGAAAAGTTTAATATCCAGATAACCATACACGAATCTGatccaaactaaaatatttgGGATACCAAAAGTATCTAAATcacaattatatacttaaatatgtaaaattattttaaattttatatctattagatattcaaaaatatgaaaatatctaaattatcaACATAGTCagaagtaaatataaaaaataagagaaaatgttcaaaatactgaaaatatttatttattctccatccaaatatttaaattaaactaattattatgtaaatttaaatagttagtcttacattattaatttttttatgttttatattattttattttcggatTTTGAGGATTTAAGtacatttgaatttttttaaatacataattaaagtGGGTACAAAACTCAAATCCGAATCAAACCAATGATTCGAAccaaattcaaaccaaaatttgtaaatattcaaatacaatttaaatttgtaactcTAAAAATTAGAAATTCGAATAGATTAACTGAATTCGAACAAATATATGAATGTCCACCCCCATAAAAGATAGACAACAAATCCCTTAAtacaacataaaataaataattcaataAACTATTTCATGCATGACACGGGTTACTACCAAGTAAATGTTATAAATGGTTAACAAAAAAGTTAGGGTTAACTTTCCAAAAAAGGAATTTAGACATTCAAATTGGTATCAGGTCACAATGTGATCATCATATAGGCTATAGCTAGAAAATAGAAGCTCTTGCCATAGAATCGTAGTGACTTTGGCTTGGTTCTGGTTTCAATTATCTGAACTTCAAAATGTTTGTAATGAAACGAACTGAATATCTCATCATATTTCTTGAAATGcttttttcattttgtattgGTGAACTAAGCTTTAAGAAAGCTCTCGCTCATTGTATAATACATACACTTCAAATATTAACAATCTCACACACATACAATGTTTTTGTTTCAGAAACCTGATGATTATCAAACGAAACTTTTTCAACAAAAGAATATTTGTCATGTTTGTTGTTATGGTAAAAAGCAATCAAAGGCAGAAACATTCAAGAATCTTATTTACACTCGCTCATCTGGTCGGAGCCGTTCAAAAGACCGTTCACCAGATTCAGTAGCCGCCGGAAAATTCTTCGGCGGAGCCACCGTATCTCCACCGAAAGTAGACCGAACAGAACCACTTCggaaagagaaggagaaagatAGAGAATGCAGCCGCCGGTTGTGATTATGATCCTTCCGACCGTACGAGAACACGCCGCCTGTCCCGCTCCCGACACTACCGCTTCTGTAACCGCTCCGTGAACTCCTCGCCTGAGGTAACGTCACGTTTCTTATCGTCCTCGTCTTCATCAGCTGCCTATGTACATCATCCGGCAACCTCAGCGTAAACCGGTCGAGATCTCCAACCGGTTGAACCAGCGAATGTCCGGTCGAGTGAGACCTCGGGAACAAAAGACCGGTTATACTCCAGCTGGCTAAACCCGTTGACTTTGACCGAGGCGTTATGTTGTTACTATTGGTCCACGTCACGCCGTCCAGCAGATGCCTGTCGGAAGCTTCCAAGACCCCTCTCTCaggatccgaacccgacgaaaCCGTACCCGGATCCGAACTCAAGTCGCTACCACCGTCACCCTGTTTCTGGACAAGATCAGCTCTACAGAGAGGACACGTGGAACGTTCCGAGAGCCATACGTCGACGCAATCAGCGTGGAACACGTGGCAACAAGGAGGCATCAAACGTAGCGTTTCCTCATCCTCAAACTCGCAGAGACAAACCGCACACTCGACACCGCCTTTTCCGATCCTTACCGACTTCACCTCCGAGTAGATAAACGTCGGAAACG from Brassica napus cultivar Da-Ae unplaced genomic scaffold, Da-Ae ScsIHWf_228;HRSCAF=393, whole genome shotgun sequence encodes the following:
- the LOC106441204 gene encoding receptor-like protein EIX1 — encoded protein: MDLKLKPSFFFSSFILIFLLNSFDSGSASTPKCISTERQALLTFKQSLTDLSGRLSSWSGQDCCSWTGVLCDARTGHVVNIDLRNPSQAVNSDEYKRGCLRGKIHQSLTRLKFLSYLDLSSNDFNGLVIPEFIGHIDTLRYLNLSSSSFSGEVPKSLGSLSKLEFLDLYAESFSDSGPFALRASDLKWLPSSLTYLNMGYVNLSGAGETWLQDFTRLTKLKELHLFNCEIKNLPPSLSSSANLKLLEVLDLSENSLSSPIPSWLFDLTSLRKLFLRWDFLQGSIPSGFKNLKLLETLDLSNNLELTGEVPPVLGELPQLKYLDLSANELNSQINGFLDAFSKNKYNSLVFLDLSSNKMAGTLPESLGALRNLQILDLSSNSFTGSIPSSIGNMLSLKKLDLSFNAMNGNIPETLGKLAELVDLDLMANTWEGVLLKSHFANLRSLKSLRLTTEPNRSLVFKVPSTWVPPFKLELINIENCRIGPKFPMWLQVQTELNSVTLRNTGIADAIPHTWFSNIASDVTYLILANNRIKGTLPQSLAFPKLNTVDLSSNSFQGPFPLWTTNATELRLYENNFSGPLPLNINVLMPRMEKLYLFHNSFTGPIPSSLCEVTGLQILSLRNNRFSGSFPNCWHRSFMLYGIDVSENSLSGEIPASLGALPSLSVLLLNQNALQGRIPDTLQNCSGLTNIDLGGNKLSGKVPSWLSKLSSLFMLRLQSNSLDGQIPDTLCSVPNLHILDLSGNKVSGPVPKCISNLTAIARGTTNFEVFQNLVFVVTRARKYQEIVNSINLSGNNLSGEIPEEILDLSYLRILNLSRNSMAGRIPGGISKLGRLETLDLSRNMLSGAIPEGLAAISSLQKLNLSYNKLEGRIPQLLKFDDPSVYIGNELLCGKPLPKKCPRRML
- the LOC125600522 gene encoding translation initiation factor eIF-2B subunit epsilon-like, which translates into the protein MGAQKKGGARVSDDSEEQSRQRLQAILLADSFTTKFRPVTLERPKVLLPLVNVPMIDYTLAWLESAGIEEVFVFCCAHSTQIIDYLETSEWRTHPNLVVRTIESHKSISAGDALRYIYEQQTETSQIQGDFVLVSGDTVSNMPLADLIQEHRERKKKDEKAIMTMVIKKSKPSLITHQSRLGTDQLFIAVDPLTKQLLHYEEDKVDHARGSVCLDKSLMESNPSVLLYNDMQDCYIDICSPEVLSLFEDNFDYQHLRRHFVKGVLVDDIMGYKIFTHEIGSSYAARVDNFRSYDTVSKDIIQRWTYPYVPDINFGGNRPVKLGREGIYRACDVVQSRSADVGASTVVGYGTKIGNGDRILNSVIGSGCIIGSNVVIEGSYIWNNVTIEDGCEIRNAIVCDGVRIRAGAVLEPGVVLSFKVVVGRDFVVPAYSKVSLLQQPMKEDSDEELEYADSSSGAADRLSGLSLEMESKGSELGPDGAGYIWEVCEGAHDEEWKHSVAPIPEDKLAEITQAMDDYDDMEDESVVPTSGELKSDADSINTDVNDPGDDYGYFEREVEGTFLRAVEEGIKVELGVLEINSLRLSYNMESADCAGAIFYSMMKLAVDTPHSSASELYKNASSIITKWKGLLGFYVKQTDEQIEVIMKFEEMCQETAKELGPLFAQILHVLYEKDVVQEDAIMRWAEEKAGADEADKVYLQQCETFIQWLKEASEEEDEDDDEEDD
- the LOC125600523 gene encoding phosphatidylinositol N-acetylglucosaminyltransferase subunit C-like, producing MDNNLAGDSPPPPPPPPPPPPPRPKWRKVAYGGMQIGYDDNYTDETFLEEMVMNANVVRRDLLKVMKDSISISQYLCIVALVVLVWFHTLQSSLDETSLLLLDLSLLALGFLVLLLTEEKMLSLRLLLRYVINITFFTTGLYVLAPVYQTLTRSISSDSIWAVTVSLLLLHLFLHDYSGSTIRAPGALKSPSLTSCISVNASVVASVFVASRLPSRGHVFAVMLFSLQVFLFAPLVAYCIKKFSFGLHLGFSFALMGLTMYSVYALHRLFFVLFLVLVVVVNVVCPYWLIRMQEYKFEINGPWDEAKLCFDITD